From the genome of Methanothermobacter sp., one region includes:
- a CDS encoding carbohydrate kinase family protein, which yields MNEIDLLAIGHTAIDYIIQIDEFPPPNSSVTIKKMKKMHGGAAANVAIVGSSLNLKTSLVSAVGGDFIGSEYHEKLKKFKINTDSMIIIEDESTPTAFIMTNSKKDQISYFYWGAAKNFKNTEAPYKTIQKARAVHLATGDPSFNGKCGEIARKEDKIISFDPGQDLHLYTKKQLEKVIRLTDILFGNHFEIDRIQKKLSMNIKKLQEIGPHIIVKTYGKQGSIIYAEEKIKIGAIARRAIDPTGAGDSYRAGFLRAYLEGADLETCGKFASTVASFIVEAEGTQTNIPNYKMVKNRYENYWNEKLKLKG from the coding sequence TTGAATGAAATAGATCTACTAGCCATCGGACACACAGCCATCGATTATATAATCCAAATAGACGAATTCCCACCACCCAACTCCTCAGTAACCATAAAAAAAATGAAAAAAATGCACGGCGGCGCCGCTGCAAACGTTGCAATAGTTGGATCATCCCTCAACCTCAAAACCTCACTAGTATCAGCAGTAGGAGGAGACTTCATAGGATCAGAATACCATGAAAAACTCAAAAAATTCAAAATAAACACAGATTCCATGATCATCATAGAAGACGAAAGCACACCCACAGCATTCATAATGACAAACTCCAAAAAAGACCAAATAAGCTACTTTTACTGGGGAGCGGCCAAAAACTTCAAAAACACTGAAGCACCATACAAGACAATACAAAAAGCCCGCGCAGTCCACCTAGCCACAGGCGACCCATCATTCAATGGCAAATGCGGAGAAATCGCACGCAAAGAGGACAAAATCATATCATTCGACCCAGGACAAGACCTCCACCTCTACACAAAAAAACAACTAGAAAAAGTAATAAGACTAACAGACATACTATTCGGCAACCACTTCGAAATAGACAGAATCCAAAAGAAACTTTCAATGAACATAAAAAAACTACAAGAAATCGGCCCCCACATAATCGTGAAAACTTACGGAAAACAAGGTAGCATAATATACGCAGAAGAAAAAATAAAAATAGGAGCCATAGCACGCAGAGCAATCGACCCCACCGGCGCTGGGGACTCATACCGTGCAGGCTTCTTAAGAGCCTACCTTGAAGGAGCTGACCTAGAAACATGTGGAAAATTCGCATCCACAGTAGCATCATTCATAGTGGAAGCCGAAGGCACACAAACTAACATACCAAACTACAAAATGGTGAAAAACAGGTACGAAAATTACTGGAATGAAAAACTAAAACTCAAAGGGTGA
- the thiC gene encoding phosphomethylpyrimidine synthase, with the protein MTQMDEAKKGIITEEMKAIAKEENVPEDFIRRNVANGRIIIPNNINREVKPVGIGEGLRTKVNATIGTSTDIVDLKMEEEKAKIAIQHKADTLMELSVGGDLDKIRKRILEISPIPVGSVPVYQAAIETIRKKGAAIYMDEDILFKTIEKQAKDGIDFMAIHCSINMETLKRLKRQGREGGLVSRGGAFISAWIVENETENPLYKDFEYILEIAKEHDFVLSLANGMRAGAIADATDRAQVQELIILGELIDKSREAGVQAMVEGPGHIPLDEIKANVILQKKLCKGAPFYMLGPIVTDIAPGYDHIVAAIGAAASAAAGADFICYVTPAEHLALPYPKDVKEGVIATRIGAYVGDMSKGIHNGEKDLIMANARKKLDWETQFDIAMCPADARKIREERPPEDPDTCTMCGEYCAVKIVNEWLESAEEDIFTD; encoded by the coding sequence ATGACACAAATGGACGAAGCCAAAAAAGGTATAATAACAGAAGAAATGAAAGCCATCGCCAAAGAAGAAAACGTCCCAGAAGATTTTATAAGAAGGAACGTGGCCAATGGTAGGATAATCATCCCAAACAACATTAACAGGGAAGTAAAACCCGTTGGTATAGGTGAAGGACTCAGAACAAAAGTAAACGCCACAATAGGAACTTCCACCGACATAGTAGATCTCAAAATGGAAGAAGAAAAAGCAAAAATCGCAATCCAGCACAAAGCAGATACACTAATGGAACTATCAGTCGGCGGCGACCTAGACAAAATCAGAAAAAGAATCCTAGAAATCTCCCCAATACCAGTAGGCAGCGTACCAGTATACCAAGCAGCCATAGAAACCATAAGGAAAAAAGGCGCCGCCATATACATGGACGAAGACATACTATTCAAAACCATAGAAAAACAAGCAAAAGATGGAATAGACTTCATGGCCATACACTGCAGCATAAACATGGAAACCCTCAAAAGATTAAAAAGACAAGGCCGGGAAGGTGGACTCGTAAGCAGAGGCGGTGCATTCATCTCAGCATGGATAGTTGAAAACGAAACAGAAAACCCCCTCTACAAAGACTTCGAATACATCCTAGAAATAGCGAAAGAACACGACTTCGTATTATCACTCGCAAATGGCATGCGCGCAGGGGCCATCGCAGATGCAACCGACCGCGCACAAGTCCAAGAACTCATAATACTTGGAGAATTAATCGACAAGAGCAGGGAAGCTGGAGTTCAGGCCATGGTAGAAGGTCCAGGACACATACCACTAGATGAAATAAAAGCAAATGTAATACTCCAAAAAAAATTATGCAAAGGAGCGCCATTCTATATGTTGGGTCCCATTGTCACTGACATAGCACCCGGTTATGATCATATTGTTGCTGCCATAGGAGCCGCGGCATCCGCGGCCGCAGGCGCGGATTTCATTTGTTATGTCACGCCGGCAGAACACCTCGCACTACCATACCCCAAAGATGTTAAAGAAGGAGTTATAGCCACGAGGATAGGAGCATATGTAGGTGACATGTCCAAGGGGATACACAATGGTGAAAAAGATCTTATAATGGCCAATGCACGTAAAAAATTGGACTGGGAAACACAATTTGATATTGCCATGTGCCCTGCAGACGCTAGGAAAATAAGAGAAGAAAGACCACCAGAAGATCCTGACACTTGTACAATGTGTGGAGAGTATTGTGCAGTGAAAATAGTGAATGAATGGCTTGAAAGCGCGGAAGAAGATATCTTCACAGACTAA
- the lysS gene encoding lysine--tRNA ligase, with protein MKHWVERITDELKKMDIEEHVIASGTSISGAIHIGNSCDVFIANAITKSLIEDDIKAKTIWVADDHDPLRKVPYPLPKSFKKYLGVPYSMIPCPEDCCDGFVEHFKRPFLESLKKFKIELEEYSGAQMYKDGSYNKYIRISLERADDIRKIFNKYRENPLPEDWLPYNPVCDKCGRINTTYANDFQGDTVYYKCKCGFNGKMDIKSGLGKLTWRVEWAARWKMLNVTCEPFGKDHAASGGSYDVSSEISKEIFDYPPPYPVPYEWITLKGEAMSKSKGIFFTPGQWLEIGPPESLNYFIFRSKPMKHKDFNPEMPFLDLMDQFDRTERIYYGMESATSAKEEEKSKKIYKTSMIQEFEDLPLRPSYRFMVVAYQIAGENLEKVYKILKKNSQLPKEFNHKNLDDLKDFQKEQLIQRIEHVKNWLRKYAPEMVKFQVQEKIPPVKLSKEQKTFLNEVAEIIKGEKLTPKELHDEIYKTLRKHGLKPREAFQAIYKVLIGKKMGPRAASFLLSLDKKFVIKRLKLIE; from the coding sequence TTGAAACACTGGGTTGAAAGGATAACGGACGAACTTAAAAAAATGGACATAGAAGAACATGTAATAGCTAGTGGAACATCTATTTCAGGGGCCATACATATTGGGAATTCATGTGACGTTTTCATAGCCAATGCTATAACAAAGAGTCTAATAGAAGATGATATAAAAGCTAAGACTATCTGGGTGGCTGATGATCATGATCCACTCCGTAAAGTACCATACCCACTACCTAAAAGTTTTAAGAAATATCTTGGAGTGCCTTATTCCATGATACCATGCCCTGAAGACTGTTGTGATGGATTCGTAGAACACTTCAAAAGACCATTCTTGGAAAGCCTCAAAAAATTCAAAATAGAACTTGAAGAATATTCAGGAGCCCAAATGTACAAGGACGGCTCATACAATAAATATATCCGCATTTCACTAGAAAGGGCGGATGATATAAGGAAAATATTTAATAAGTACCGTGAAAATCCTCTCCCAGAAGACTGGCTACCCTACAATCCAGTCTGTGACAAGTGTGGGAGAATAAACACAACCTATGCTAACGATTTCCAAGGGGATACTGTCTATTATAAATGTAAGTGTGGATTTAACGGCAAGATGGATATCAAATCCGGGCTAGGTAAACTTACATGGAGAGTGGAATGGGCTGCGCGATGGAAAATGTTAAATGTTACTTGCGAACCCTTTGGTAAGGATCATGCAGCAAGCGGAGGATCCTATGATGTCAGCAGCGAAATATCCAAGGAAATATTTGATTATCCACCACCATACCCTGTACCATATGAGTGGATAACCCTCAAAGGAGAGGCCATGTCAAAATCTAAGGGCATATTCTTCACACCAGGACAATGGCTGGAAATAGGACCTCCAGAGAGCTTGAATTATTTTATATTCAGGAGTAAACCAATGAAACATAAAGATTTCAACCCTGAAATGCCATTTCTAGACTTGATGGACCAGTTCGACCGCACAGAAAGAATATACTATGGCATGGAGTCAGCAACATCAGCAAAAGAAGAAGAAAAATCGAAAAAGATCTACAAGACATCCATGATACAAGAATTCGAAGACCTGCCATTACGCCCATCCTATAGATTCATGGTAGTAGCATATCAAATAGCCGGCGAAAACCTTGAAAAAGTTTATAAAATCCTCAAGAAAAACTCACAACTACCAAAAGAATTCAACCATAAAAACTTAGATGATTTGAAAGATTTCCAGAAAGAACAACTAATTCAGAGAATAGAACATGTGAAAAATTGGCTGAGAAAATACGCCCCAGAGATGGTGAAATTCCAAGTACAAGAGAAAATACCACCAGTAAAACTTTCAAAAGAACAAAAAACATTCCTCAACGAAGTCGCCGAGATAATAAAAGGAGAAAAATTAACCCCAAAAGAACTCCACGACGAAATATATAAAACATTGAGAAAACATGGCCTAAAACCCAGGGAAGCGTTCCAAGCCATCTATAAAGTGCTTATAGGGAAAAAAATGGGTCCAAGGGCAGCATCATTCCTCTTATCCCTCGACAAAAAATTTGTCATAAAAAGACTAAAACTGATAGAATGA
- a CDS encoding UGSC family (seleno)protein, translating to MKVLNPLAETETQETRINRIGKIEKISLINNTKPNADLILEEIPKKLENDNIQVSRFTKPAGAPATDHEIQKASQASLCILALGDCGSCTTWLILDAIRLEKLGTPTITICSDEFSKFAKELATAHGASKLRIAEIEHPIAGLKKEKVIKKTKKTIGYIKKFIG from the coding sequence ATGAAAGTCCTAAACCCCCTCGCAGAAACAGAAACACAAGAAACCAGGATAAACAGGATAGGAAAAATAGAAAAGATATCTCTAATCAACAATACAAAACCCAACGCAGACCTTATACTCGAAGAAATCCCAAAAAAACTAGAAAACGATAATATACAAGTTTCAAGATTCACCAAACCAGCAGGGGCCCCAGCAACAGACCATGAAATACAAAAAGCAAGCCAAGCAAGCCTGTGCATATTAGCACTCGGAGATTGCGGTTCTTGCACAACATGGCTCATATTAGATGCCATCAGACTCGAAAAACTGGGAACACCAACCATCACCATCTGTTCAGATGAATTCAGCAAATTCGCAAAAGAACTAGCCACGGCCCACGGAGCATCAAAACTTAGAATAGCTGAAATAGAACATCCAATAGCCGGATTAAAAAAAGAAAAAGTTATCAAAAAAACAAAAAAGACAATAGGATACATCAAAAAATTCATAGGGTGA
- a CDS encoding archaemetzincin family Zn-dependent metalloprotease, whose protein sequence is MILIQAIGKIEKEILKTLETHIGKVFNTKCVVSTQVLNIPAHAYNPLRGQYNSTKTLLFLKKVIKGDFNHILGITDVDLYAPGLNFVFGEAESPGKFAIISIYRLKHPDKRIFMERVLKEAIHELGHTSGLTHCSNPSCVMYFSNSIIDTDKKSYMFCNKCLKKL, encoded by the coding sequence ATGATACTTATACAAGCAATTGGAAAAATCGAAAAAGAAATCCTAAAAACCCTAGAAACTCATATAGGCAAGGTTTTCAATACTAAATGCGTAGTTTCTACCCAAGTATTGAATATCCCAGCACATGCTTATAACCCGCTAAGAGGCCAATATAATTCAACAAAAACATTACTCTTTTTAAAGAAAGTCATAAAAGGAGACTTCAACCATATATTAGGGATAACTGATGTTGATTTGTATGCTCCTGGATTAAATTTTGTATTTGGAGAGGCCGAATCCCCAGGAAAATTTGCAATAATATCCATTTACAGATTAAAACATCCAGATAAGAGGATCTTCATGGAAAGGGTGCTAAAAGAAGCCATACATGAACTTGGCCATACAAGCGGATTAACCCATTGCAGTAATCCATCTTGTGTAATGTATTTCAGCAACAGCATAATAGACACAGATAAAAAAAGTTACATGTTCTGTAACAAATGTCTAAAGAAACTATAA